In the Betaproteobacteria bacterium genome, TGACCGCTCTAGAAATGGATGCTGCGCATGAGCGCGTGACCGGCGCCCAAGCCAACAGGGCGGAGATGTCGGCCGCCGAGAAAATCAAAGTGATCGACAAAGATGGTGATGGGATTCTGTCGGCGGCAGAACACGCATCGGGCTCCCAAGCCATGTTCGAGAAAATGGATACGAACAAGGACGGCTATTTGAGCCGGGTTGAGCTTGCGGCAGGTCATGCAAACATGCTGAAGAAAACCTAGTCCTACTCCGGCTTGATATTCCCATCCTTGATAACTTTCGCCCACTTGGCGATTTCGCTCTTAACGGTAGAGGCAAGCGCGTCGGGCGTGCTGCCGGAAACTTCGATCCCCTGTTCGGCGAGCCTTTCCCGCACTTCCGGCATCAGCAGGACCGCATTCACTTCGCGATTTATCAGCGCAATGATTTCCGCGGGCGTGCCGGTCGGCGCGAACAGCGCGTAGGGCGCGATCGATTCGAAACCAGGCAACGTCTCCGCCACCGTCGGCAGATCCGGCAGCACCGGCGAGCGCTTGGCCGACGTCACGGCGAGTGCGCGCAGCTTTCCGGATTTGATGTGCGGCAGGTGTGGCGGCATGGAATCGAGCGACATCGACACCCGGCCGTCGATCAGGTCAGGCAGGAACAGCGCGGTGCCTTTGTACGGCACATGCACGATATCGATGCCCGCCATCTGCTTGAACATTTCCCCTGTGAGATGAATCAGCGCGCCGGTGCCCGAAGAGGCGAAGTTGAGCTGGCCGGGGTGCGACTTGGCGTAAGCGATCAGTTCCGGCACGGTTTTCACCGGCAGGCTATTCGTGATCACCAGCACGCTCGGGACATGGCCCACCATCGAGATGGGGGTGAGGTCGCGGCGGAAATCGTAGCCAAGGGTCTTGTAGTACGTCACCGAAATCGCGTGCGACGCGACCGAGCCCATCAGCAGAGTGTAGCCATCAGGCGCCGCC is a window encoding:
- a CDS encoding EF-hand domain-containing protein; the encoded protein is MKSIHKTAARALAGLAALATWAYTAHANPRKSDAEFAKMDINRDGRVSSDEHAAGGKQMFDAMDANHNGKVTALEMDAAHERVTGAQANRAEMSAAEKIKVIDKDGDGILSAAEHASGSQAMFEKMDTNKDGYLSRVELAAGHANMLKKT
- a CDS encoding tripartite tricarboxylate transporter substrate binding protein; translated protein: MVAEKLGARLGQTMIVDNKPGAGANIGAEAAAKAAPDGYTLLMGSVASHAISVTYYKTLGYDFRRDLTPISMVGHVPSVLVITNSLPVKTVPELIAYAKSHPGQLNFASSGTGALIHLTGEMFKQMAGIDIVHVPYKGTALFLPDLIDGRVSMSLDSMPPHLPHIKSGKLRALAVTSAKRSPVLPDLPTVAETLPGFESIAPYALFAPTGTPAEIIALINREVNAVLLMPEVRERLAEQGIEVSGSTPDALASTVKSEIAKWAKVIKDGNIKPE